In Procambarus clarkii isolate CNS0578487 chromosome 50, FALCON_Pclarkii_2.0, whole genome shotgun sequence, one genomic interval encodes:
- the LOC123772792 gene encoding uncharacterized protein: MTFQLLKAAFFYGAIQVISDLNVEKMRVTASYQSRYFLLNTTLRPRRWYLVCITHDSRFNAITSSVDGRSIGTSALAATASARATNLTVGFIDPSWYPGISFIGNVTQFNLWDRILTSEELEKLAHCVGVMEGNVVSWGGEWEVKNVVEYSEAQQDLCYSIPPLGFQVFKPVPYSEGSYLCEALGGVLKTPSTLDEVEKTYMKVQEAHPECPLVWAGVTDLDKEGHWAHHHNKSLAPDLPWAFDEPNGLTYENCGGFDVDGLIDDACTSNRCPVCTVAGEASFTLMGSCEELVHNMKFIMMTHDDSRFIGYGDYLIYLNGSRWLWIDHIANVFIAEMIPGRFKYPLGRQEWLLHHPVCRQERETAWTLLLTVCREGQFTCDDGTCVALHRRCDLRYDCRDHSDEAQCQLVRLSVDYKKLRLLSLKPSEAPRRKLPFNSKSLPFPAQSSVAPRPEDEVTGRLKVVAEATLENIQVDTPGMILKVGFNLSLSWMETRATFINLKDDLGLNQIDRNQSDLWYPFVSFLNTVENEVTLIDQHTRTSVLRHTAPGASDFSLAQEVLLYPGWGNPLVSYRKYLSAFTCDFDLTRYPFDHQNCYLLFQLASASRDNLKWDESTSWVKYVGSQLLLEYTVGQVSIVQLSYTSTNLSGNEEYGSLLKVRVSLTRRFGYAVINIYLPSLIMAIVGYLTLFFVKDNFEVRVMTSLTTLLVLATISNQVASSLPKSSSFKLVDVWLLFCIFSNFLIIVFHIIIDLLLQPPENSHPTEGKIILVSDKKHPGGDLISHRRTFPSSSSPQSVGGRLGNKMQPKERGHSLLTSLWRWWRPQLTVMGAEKFARYSVAAIFCIFNVCYWLMAYTID, translated from the exons ATGACGTTCCAGCTGCTGAAAGCTGCCTTCTTCTATGGGGCGATCCAGGTCATCTCAG ATTTGAATGTGGAGAAGATGCGGGTGACTGCATCGTACCAGTCCAGGTACTTCTTGCTGAATACCACGTTGCGTCCTCGCCGCTGGTACCTGGTTTGCATCACCCACGACAGCCGCTTCAACGCTATCACCTCCTCTGTAGATGGCCGAAGCATTGGTACAAGCGCCCTGGCCGCGACGGCGTCTGCGCGGGCCACCAACCTTACAGTAGGATTCATCGACCCGTCTTGGTATCCCGGCATTTCCTTCATCGGCAACGTGACCCAGTTTAACCTCTGGGATCGCATTTTGACCTCTGAGGAGTTGGAGAAGCTGGCGCATTGTGTTGGGGTCATGGAAGGTAATGTCGTCAGCTGGGGAGGAGAATGGGAGGTCAAGAATGTGGTTGAGTACTCAGAGGCGCAACAGGATCTCTGTTACAGCATTCCGCCTCTAGGGTTCCAGGTGTTCAAGCCGGTGCCTTATAGTGAAGGATCGTATCTATGTGAGGCTCTCGGTGGGGTGTTGAAGACACCCTCCACTCTAGACGAAGTAGAGAAAACCTATATGAAGGTGCAGGAGGCTCATCCAGAGTGCCCTCTGGTGTGGGCTGGTGTCACCGACCTGGACAAGGAGGGACATTGGGCCCACCACCATAACAAGAGCCTCGCCCCCGACTTGCCTTGGGCCTTCGACGAACCAAATGGTTTAACATATGAAAACTGTGGCGGCTTTGATGTCGACGGACTGATAGACGACGCCTGTACATCCAATAGATGTCCGGTGTGCACAGTAGCGGGCGAAGCGAGTTTCACGCTCATGGGGTCCTGTGAGGAGCTCGTCCATAATATGAAATTTATAATGATGACACACGATGACTCCCGCTTTATCGGCTATGGCGATTACTTAATCTACCTCAACGGTAGTCGATGGCTTTGGATCGACCACATCGCCAATGTGTTCATTGCGGAAATGATACCGGGACGTTTCAAGTATCCTTTAGGGCGCCAGGAGTGGCTTCTGCATCATCCAGTGTGCCGTCAGGAGAGGGAGACGGCGTGGACTCTCCTGCTGACGGTGTGTCGAGAGGGCCAGTTCACCTGCGACGACGGCACCTGTGTGGCCCTGCACCGCCGCTGTGACTTGCGCTACGACTGTCGCGACCACAGCGATGAGGCACAGTGCCAGCTGGTGCGGCTCTCCGTCGactacaag AAACTACGCTTGCTCTCTTTGAAACCTTCCGAAGCACCCAGAAGAAAACTCCCATTTAATTCAAAGTCTCTTCCTTTCCCCGCTCAGAGTTCGGTGGCGCCCCGGCCAGAAGACGAAGTAACGGGGCGCCTGAAGGTGGTGGCGGAGGCAACGCTGGAGAACATTCAAGTGGACACTCCGGGCATGATCCTCAAAGTGGGCTTCAACCTCTCCCTCTCTTGGATGGAGACGCGCGCCACCTTCATCAACCTCAAGGACGACTTGGG GCTGAACCAGATCGACAGGAACCAGTCCGACTTGTGGTATCCCTTCGTCAGCTTCCTCAACACAGTGGAAAATGAGGTCACGCTAATTGACCAGCACACCAGAACCAGCGTGCTTCGTCACACCGCCCCGGGAGCCAGTGACTTCTCTCTGGCCCAAGAGG tgtTGCTGTATCCGGGATGGGGTAACCCACTGGTTAGCTACCGTAAGTACCTCTCCGCCTTCACCTGCGACTTCGATCTCACCAGGTACCCCTTCGACCATCAGAACTGTTATCTGCTCTTCCAGCTCGCCTCAGCTTCCAGAGACAACCTCAA GTGGGATGAGTCGACCAGCTGGGTGAAGTATGTGGGGAGCCAGCTGTTGCTCGAGTACACAGTGGGACAAGTCTCCATCGTTCAGCTGTCTTACACCTCCACCAATCTTAGTGGGAATGAAGAATATGGCAGCCTTCTTAAG GTTCGAGTCTCATTGACTCGCCGCTTCGGTTACGCGGTGATCAACATTTATCTGCCCTCTCTCATCATGGCCATCGTGGGCTACCTCACCCTCTTCTTCGTCAAGGACAACTTCGAAGTCCGTGTTATGACTTCGCTGACCACACTCCTTGTCTTGGCCACCATCTCAaaccag GTGGCTTCGTCTCTCCCGAAATCATCCAGCTTCAAACTCGTAGACGTGTGGCTGCTCTTTTGCATCTTCTCCAACTTCCTCATCATCGTCTTCCACATCATTATCGATCTCCTCCTCCAGCCCCCAGAGAACAGTCATCCTACCGAAGGCAAAATCATCCTCGTCTCCGACAAGAAGCACCCCGGCGGGGACCTCATCAGCCACAGGAGGACATTCCCTTCGTCGTCATCTCCTCAGAGTGTCGGTGGGAGATTGGGGAACAAGATGCAGCCGAAGGAACGGGGTCACAGCCTCTTAACCTCCCTCTGGCGTTGGTGGAGACCGCAGCTGACCGTCATGGGGGCGGAAAAGTTTGCCAGATACTCTGTGGCCGCCATATTCTGTATTTTCAATGTTTGTTATTGGCTCATGGCCTACACCATCGATTAA